The following are encoded together in the Desulfovibrio sp. Huiquan2017 genome:
- a CDS encoding 23S rRNA (pseudouridine(1915)-N(3))-methyltransferase RlmH, translating to MSKIGFLWVGKLKERFSQDGCALYWKKLSRFFQLEETVIKDAPGKLPPAEKNKVEGERILAKVKPGDILILLDEFGERLTSRKLADLVQKWTDAPNQRPVFVIGGPFGLSDEVKAAARHTIRLSDMTLPHELARLLLLEQLYRAGTIHKNMPYHHD from the coding sequence GTGAGCAAGATCGGCTTCCTCTGGGTGGGCAAGCTCAAGGAGCGTTTCTCCCAGGACGGATGCGCCCTGTACTGGAAGAAACTCTCGCGCTTCTTCCAGTTGGAGGAAACCGTCATCAAGGACGCACCCGGCAAACTCCCCCCCGCCGAGAAAAACAAGGTGGAAGGCGAACGCATCCTGGCCAAGGTCAAGCCCGGCGACATCCTCATTCTCCTGGATGAATTCGGCGAACGGTTGACCAGCCGCAAATTGGCCGACCTCGTCCAAAAATGGACGGACGCGCCCAACCAGCGCCCGGTCTTCGTCATCGGCGGCCCCTTCGGCCTGTCCGACGAGGTCAAGGCCGCCGCCCGCCACACCATCCGGCTTTCCGACATGACCCTGCCCCACGAACTGGCCCGGCTCCTGCTCCTCGAACAGCTCTACCGCGCCGGGACCATCCACAAGAACATGCCCTACCATCACGACTAG